In Zunongwangia profunda SM-A87, the following proteins share a genomic window:
- a CDS encoding tetratricopeptide repeat-containing sensor histidine kinase: MKLVDKVPDKVTFLNNALQHLQDEYDTLQPILWDYKIYYHDILKEYDTSFYYADKLLQNGIREKDTLQIAKGYYRLAKNHLYQDDHFEVLKKMYLSQQFYLYGMDSINAGKRLVELGIAQRRLGDFIGSQNSQVKALQLFDNFSDSTYFLSIYNNLAISYRQLNDLEEAIDEYKNALVYSKNRVDSNSVLNNIANLYADLEEYDKALSIFENVLPQTDNNFLGYRIKDNYYFTQWLNDQQPASIDSLEFVLLQRLKNNDQIGLMASYDHLTQVYQKEQPIKALNYAEKYYEQAKATNNPTDQIRALKYMIALAPAENAQNYSLRFIQLDDSLIDARSNAKNVFAKIKYDEEQKLEQINSLEKLSAQQQIALLKSSNQRNIAIFLGILIIGASGFVIYYIRQKAKKKRIREIHKTEARISKRIHDELANDLYRLMTALENLNAPEKLELLDKLEDIYFRTRDISRENLPVKTNQEYSKEVQDMLSQMTPKSAHIYLIGIQEVNWDKISEEAKITIFRVLQELMVNMKKHSKASIISFNFKTENAKLQINYNDNGVGLQPNTLKKGKGLDNVENRMESIGGSFKFQTGNQGGFSVELIIPF; the protein is encoded by the coding sequence GTGAAATTAGTTGATAAAGTTCCCGATAAAGTTACTTTTTTAAATAATGCTCTTCAACACCTTCAGGATGAATACGATACTCTTCAACCGATTTTATGGGATTATAAAATCTATTATCATGATATTTTAAAAGAATATGATACTTCGTTTTATTATGCTGACAAACTCCTTCAAAATGGAATAAGGGAAAAAGATACGCTTCAAATAGCCAAAGGATATTATAGATTGGCTAAAAATCATTTATATCAAGATGATCATTTCGAGGTATTAAAGAAAATGTATTTGTCACAACAGTTTTACTTATATGGTATGGACAGTATCAATGCCGGTAAGCGCTTAGTCGAATTAGGTATTGCTCAAAGAAGATTAGGTGATTTTATAGGAAGTCAGAATAGTCAGGTAAAAGCACTGCAATTATTCGATAATTTTTCTGATTCTACTTATTTTCTAAGTATATATAATAATCTCGCGATATCTTATCGGCAATTGAATGATCTTGAAGAAGCTATAGATGAATATAAAAATGCCTTGGTTTATTCAAAGAATAGAGTGGATAGCAATTCTGTTTTAAATAATATCGCAAATCTATATGCTGATTTAGAAGAATATGATAAGGCTTTATCCATTTTTGAAAATGTCCTTCCTCAAACTGATAATAACTTTTTAGGATATCGTATAAAAGACAATTATTATTTTACCCAATGGCTTAATGATCAACAACCAGCAAGTATAGATAGTTTAGAATTCGTATTGTTGCAGCGGTTAAAAAATAATGATCAAATAGGCTTGATGGCCAGTTATGATCATTTGACCCAGGTATATCAAAAAGAGCAGCCCATCAAAGCCTTGAATTATGCCGAAAAATATTACGAGCAAGCTAAGGCGACCAATAATCCAACAGATCAGATTCGTGCTTTAAAATACATGATTGCTTTGGCTCCTGCAGAGAATGCACAAAATTATTCGTTAAGATTTATTCAGTTAGATGATAGCTTGATTGATGCCCGTAGTAACGCCAAAAATGTATTTGCCAAAATAAAATATGATGAAGAGCAAAAACTGGAGCAAATCAATAGCCTTGAAAAATTATCGGCGCAGCAACAAATCGCCTTATTAAAATCTTCCAATCAACGAAATATCGCTATCTTTTTAGGAATCCTTATTATTGGAGCTAGTGGATTTGTTATTTACTATATACGCCAAAAGGCTAAAAAGAAACGTATTCGTGAGATTCATAAAACAGAAGCCAGGATTTCTAAACGTATTCATGATGAACTGGCCAATGATCTCTATAGGTTAATGACCGCCCTTGAAAATCTTAATGCACCGGAAAAACTAGAATTGCTGGATAAATTAGAAGATATTTATTTTCGAACACGTGATATTTCTCGTGAAAACTTACCGGTAAAGACCAATCAGGAATATTCAAAAGAGGTACAGGACATGCTTTCTCAAATGACCCCAAAATCGGCACACATCTATTTAATAGGCATTCAGGAGGTGAACTGGGATAAAATAAGTGAAGAAGCTAAAATCACTATTTTCAGGGTGCTTCAGGAACTGATGGTGAATATGAAAAAGCACAGTAAGGCAAGTATTATCAGTTTTAATTTTAAGACCGAAAATGCTAAGTTACAAATCAATTATAACGATAATGGTGTTGGATTACAACCTAATACTTTAAAAAAAGGTAAAGGATTGGACAATGTGGAAAACCGTATGGAAAGTATTGGCGGTTCTTTTAAATTTCAAACGGGAAACCAGGGTGGTTTCTCTGTAGAACTTATAATACCTTTTTAA
- a CDS encoding helix-turn-helix domain-containing protein, with amino-acid sequence MFEKILIVEDFDSTYKSLSTFLKTIGQPKIDVATYCDEAYLKCKRAALDQEPYDLLICDLSFKADHRNEKITSGEELSILLNKELPDLKIIIHSMEDHPSRIRKLKPYINGYVCKGRKGMEYLKIAIDEVSKGNFYLSPTLEAALNQSNIKELTNYEIQLLRCLAEGYTQDQICAEFMQKGLSPGSKSAIEKRIKELKDEFGAKTNAQLIGIVLSLQLI; translated from the coding sequence ATGTTTGAAAAGATCCTGATAGTAGAAGATTTTGATAGTACATATAAATCTTTAAGCACTTTTTTAAAAACCATAGGGCAGCCTAAAATAGATGTTGCTACTTACTGCGACGAAGCTTATCTTAAATGTAAAAGGGCAGCGCTCGATCAAGAGCCTTATGATTTACTAATCTGTGATTTATCTTTTAAAGCCGATCATCGTAATGAAAAAATAACTTCAGGGGAAGAACTGTCAATTCTTCTAAACAAAGAGTTACCGGATTTAAAAATTATCATCCATTCTATGGAAGATCACCCCTCACGAATACGAAAGCTTAAGCCGTACATCAATGGCTATGTATGTAAAGGACGTAAGGGTATGGAATATCTTAAGATTGCGATTGATGAGGTTAGCAAAGGAAATTTTTATTTATCTCCTACTTTGGAAGCAGCGCTTAACCAGTCCAATATCAAAGAACTTACCAACTATGAAATCCAATTATTAAGATGCCTGGCAGAGGGTTATACTCAGGATCAAATTTGCGCCGAATTTATGCAAAAAGGCTTAAGCCCCGGCAGTAAAAGCGCTATTGAAAAACGCATAAAGGAGTTAAAAGACGAATTTGGCGCCAAAACCAATGCGCAATTAATAGGTATTGTACTTTCATTACAATTAATCTGA
- a CDS encoding DUF4236 domain-containing protein, with product MGLRIHKRINLGKGVGINISKSGISPSIRTKRGTLSTKSFSVRTGIPGLTYRKTFSTAKGKGCLLQMLICFGILTFLTYKLSSL from the coding sequence ATGGGACTAAGAATACATAAACGAATTAATCTTGGAAAGGGTGTAGGTATCAATATTAGCAAATCTGGTATTTCCCCAAGTATTCGCACCAAACGTGGAACATTAAGTACAAAAAGCTTTTCGGTACGTACAGGAATTCCTGGACTAACCTACAGGAAAACATTTTCAACCGCTAAAGGTAAAGGCTGCTTACTTCAGATGCTTATTTGCTTTGGCATACTCACTTTTCTAACTTATAAACTATCAAGCCTATGA
- a CDS encoding type I restriction endonuclease — protein sequence MELHTQLKSLATKVDKLKDQITNEESTKHAFVLPFINILGYDAFNPMEVVPEFTADIGMKKGEKVDYAIYQNGEPILIVECKHWTSSLDVHNSAQLFRYFHVTKTRFALLTNGITYKFYTDLEDANKMDEKPFFQFDITDLKESTIKEIEKFHKSNFDISKIIDNASTLKYTRELKGVIENEMTTPSIDLVKLLACKVYSGRMTASVVEEFTEILKRAYSQLISEKVSNRLSTALSKEEAVQNEEVHEEVEKPSKIETTEEEIEGYNIVLALLRKEVAKDRIVYRDTQSYFGILLDNNNRKPICRLHLNGGVKYISTFHNDRKEEKVKMESIDDIFNFEEQLLMTVKNYDLNE from the coding sequence ATGGAACTACATACACAGTTAAAATCATTAGCAACGAAAGTCGATAAATTAAAAGATCAGATTACCAATGAGGAATCTACCAAACATGCTTTCGTACTTCCATTTATTAATATACTGGGCTATGATGCCTTTAATCCCATGGAAGTTGTACCGGAGTTTACTGCGGATATTGGTATGAAAAAAGGAGAAAAAGTAGATTACGCGATCTATCAAAATGGGGAACCTATTCTTATAGTTGAATGTAAACACTGGACATCATCTTTAGATGTACATAATTCAGCTCAGCTTTTTCGCTATTTTCATGTCACTAAAACGCGATTCGCATTGCTTACCAATGGAATAACGTATAAGTTTTATACCGATCTGGAGGATGCCAATAAGATGGATGAGAAGCCATTTTTTCAGTTTGATATTACAGATTTAAAAGAGTCTACGATTAAAGAAATTGAGAAATTTCATAAATCAAACTTTGATATCAGTAAGATCATTGATAATGCAAGTACCCTTAAATATACCCGGGAACTTAAAGGGGTTATTGAAAATGAAATGACCACACCATCCATAGACTTAGTTAAGCTTTTAGCCTGTAAAGTCTATAGTGGAAGAATGACTGCCAGTGTCGTCGAAGAGTTTACAGAAATTCTAAAGCGTGCATATTCGCAATTGATTAGTGAAAAAGTAAGCAATAGACTATCGACAGCATTAAGTAAAGAAGAAGCGGTACAGAATGAAGAAGTGCACGAGGAGGTAGAGAAACCTTCAAAAATAGAAACAACTGAAGAAGAGATTGAAGGGTATAATATAGTCCTGGCCTTATTGCGTAAAGAAGTAGCTAAAGATCGAATAGTATATCGCGATACCCAAAGCTATTTTGGAATCTTACTGGATAATAATAATCGAAAACCTATTTGTAGATTACACCTTAACGGTGGTGTAAAGTATATCAGTACCTTTCATAATGATCGCAAAGAAGAAAAAGTGAAAATGGAAAGTATTGATGACATTTTTAATTTTGAAGAACAATTATTAATGACAGTAAAGAACTATGATTTAAATGAGTAA
- a CDS encoding SusC/RagA family TonB-linked outer membrane protein, which yields MINYYLKKQRLRPILSLWFLSIILATYDVQASGGKDYDSASYPDQSVITGTVYDGSTKNEPLIGVTVLEKGTGNGTVTDFDGNYSIRVAPGSTLVFSFVGFETKEVVVSDQKTIDVSLNLDQEALEETVVIAFGGKQLKESQVSSIATINPAELKGPTNNLTNMIAGRVPGMISFQRSGEPGADNSDFFIRGLSTFGSGKRNPLILIDNIESTSTDLARLQPDDIDTFSVLKDAAAASVYGARGANGVILITTKSGKAGKAKFSARAASRVSTNTDNFQFADNITYMNLANEAALTRDPLAALPYSRIKIDRTAAGDNPYLYPSNNWIDQILKDYTINQSFNISASGGSERARYYVSGTYNVDNGILDVNSINNFNSNIKLQNYSLRSKLDIDLTSTTSATVNIYGQFDDYNGPIANGGDIIASTVNANPVAFPAIFPSEFYPIAEHPLFGNAPLSLSSNALYVNPYAEMVKGYRTTKNSTVQAQLLIDQKLDFITEGLKIGTMNYIRRYNTYSISRAYNPFYYQASRNPVDNSVMLRVLNDGTQSSIGLPGTEFLNLAGGENQSNSRLYNQFTLNYDKTFNERHVVSAFLINVLQSFETTDYSNLQQSLQYRNHTFSGRFTYAFDRRYIAEFSFGYNGSERFDRTNRYGFFPSFGVSYILSNEAFFEKWKDTFTNLKLRFTYGKAGNDEIGNEDEDRFFYLSRVNPNSGNFGAVFGQDYNYYRPGVSIDRYANSNIGWEISEQYNFGIDIGLWRNLNITAEVYRQKRTNILQRRTEIGDVIGLTADPQVNFAELESKGIDLSLDYNKQINQDWWTQARATLTFATNEVKQTNELNYPDELSYLSKVGNNASQMYGYLAERLFTDQEEVNNTPTQFGNYTGGDIKYRDVNGDGVITPLDQVPIGLPTTPELIYGFGGTVGYKDFDLSIFFQGSARSSFQIDPRAISPFVLGTGDDTGRQNGLLKAIADSYWSEDNRDLYAFWPRLSSTIIENNVQSSSWWLQNNDFLRLKNLELGYRASEKLTESLGLRSLRIYASGINLAVWSSFKLWDPEMGGNGLGYPIQSTYNLGVQFDF from the coding sequence ATGATAAATTATTACTTAAAAAAGCAAAGATTAAGACCAATCCTTTCGCTATGGTTTCTTAGTATTATTTTGGCCACTTATGATGTTCAAGCATCAGGAGGTAAAGATTATGATAGTGCATCATATCCTGATCAATCAGTTATTACAGGGACAGTCTATGATGGTAGTACGAAAAATGAACCATTGATTGGGGTTACGGTTTTAGAGAAAGGAACTGGTAATGGAACAGTCACAGATTTTGACGGGAATTATTCCATTCGTGTTGCACCCGGTTCTACCTTGGTTTTTTCTTTTGTAGGTTTTGAAACGAAGGAAGTAGTCGTATCGGATCAGAAAACTATTGATGTTTCTTTGAATCTTGACCAGGAAGCATTAGAAGAAACTGTTGTAATTGCCTTTGGAGGAAAGCAACTTAAAGAAAGTCAGGTAAGTTCTATTGCTACCATAAATCCTGCTGAGTTGAAAGGTCCCACTAATAACCTTACAAATATGATTGCGGGTAGGGTGCCGGGAATGATTTCTTTTCAAAGATCTGGAGAGCCTGGTGCAGATAACTCTGATTTTTTTATAAGAGGCTTAAGCACCTTTGGGAGTGGTAAGCGAAATCCTTTGATCCTAATTGATAACATTGAGTCAACATCCACCGATTTGGCACGTTTGCAGCCCGATGATATAGATACCTTCTCTGTCCTTAAAGATGCGGCAGCAGCTTCAGTTTATGGAGCTCGTGGGGCTAATGGGGTGATTCTAATAACTACAAAAAGTGGGAAGGCCGGAAAAGCGAAGTTTAGTGCAAGAGCAGCATCTCGAGTTTCTACAAACACAGATAATTTTCAATTCGCAGATAATATAACTTATATGAATTTAGCTAATGAAGCAGCACTTACCCGTGATCCATTAGCAGCATTGCCCTATTCTCGAATAAAAATAGATCGAACTGCAGCAGGGGATAACCCGTATTTATATCCCAGCAATAATTGGATAGATCAGATTTTAAAAGATTATACTATTAACCAAAGTTTTAATATAAGTGCTAGTGGAGGTTCAGAACGTGCACGCTATTATGTTTCAGGTACTTATAATGTTGATAATGGAATCCTTGATGTAAATTCTATTAATAATTTCAATAGCAATATTAAACTTCAGAATTATTCGCTTAGAAGTAAATTAGATATTGATCTTACATCAACAACATCTGCAACGGTTAATATTTATGGGCAGTTTGATGATTATAATGGGCCTATTGCAAATGGGGGTGATATTATTGCTTCTACAGTAAATGCAAATCCTGTTGCTTTTCCGGCGATTTTTCCTTCAGAATTCTATCCTATTGCAGAGCATCCTTTGTTTGGTAATGCTCCGTTATCGTTATCCAGTAATGCTTTGTATGTAAACCCATATGCAGAGATGGTGAAAGGATACCGTACAACCAAAAATTCAACGGTACAGGCACAACTTTTAATAGATCAAAAACTTGATTTTATAACTGAAGGTCTAAAAATAGGTACGATGAATTACATAAGGCGCTATAATACCTATTCCATTAGTCGTGCTTACAATCCGTTCTATTATCAGGCCTCGCGTAATCCTGTAGATAACAGTGTTATGTTGAGAGTTTTGAATGATGGTACGCAGTCTTCGATAGGTTTACCAGGAACTGAGTTTCTTAATCTGGCAGGCGGAGAAAATCAATCTAACTCCAGACTTTATAATCAATTTACACTTAATTATGATAAAACTTTTAATGAGAGGCACGTGGTATCAGCTTTCTTGATAAATGTTTTACAAAGTTTTGAAACGACCGACTATAGTAACCTGCAGCAATCATTACAGTATCGTAATCATACATTTTCAGGAAGGTTTACTTACGCATTCGACAGAAGATATATCGCAGAGTTTAGTTTTGGATACAATGGTTCGGAGCGCTTTGATCGTACCAACAGATATGGTTTCTTTCCTTCCTTTGGTGTAAGTTATATATTATCTAATGAGGCATTTTTTGAAAAATGGAAGGATACCTTTACCAATCTTAAATTGAGATTTACCTATGGTAAAGCTGGTAACGATGAGATTGGAAATGAAGATGAAGACCGTTTCTTCTATTTATCAAGAGTAAACCCTAATAGTGGAAACTTCGGAGCTGTTTTTGGTCAGGATTACAATTATTACCGTCCAGGTGTTTCTATTGATCGCTATGCAAACTCAAACATAGGATGGGAGATTTCGGAGCAGTATAATTTTGGTATTGATATAGGTTTATGGAGAAATCTTAATATTACCGCTGAGGTATATAGGCAAAAGCGCACGAACATTCTTCAAAGACGTACAGAGATAGGAGATGTGATTGGTCTAACTGCTGATCCTCAGGTAAATTTTGCAGAATTAGAATCCAAGGGTATTGATTTGTCTTTAGATTACAATAAACAGATTAATCAGGATTGGTGGACGCAGGCAAGAGCGACGTTGACTTTCGCTACGAATGAAGTTAAGCAAACTAACGAGCTCAATTACCCTGATGAGTTGAGTTACCTTTCTAAGGTAGGTAACAATGCTTCTCAAATGTACGGTTATCTTGCTGAACGTTTATTTACGGATCAGGAGGAAGTGAATAATACACCTACTCAATTTGGTAATTATACGGGAGGGGATATCAAATATCGTGATGTGAATGGTGATGGAGTTATAACTCCATTGGATCAGGTCCCTATTGGTTTACCAACCACTCCTGAATTAATCTACGGTTTTGGAGGTACTGTAGGCTATAAAGATTTTGATCTGAGTATTTTCTTTCAGGGGTCAGCTCGATCCTCATTTCAAATTGATCCAAGAGCAATTTCACCATTTGTTTTAGGTACGGGGGATGATACGGGAAGACAAAATGGATTGCTTAAAGCTATTGCAGACAGTTACTGGTCTGAAGATAATAGAGATTTATATGCCTTTTGGCCCCGTCTAAGTTCTACCATCATTGAAAATAATGTTCAAAGCTCATCATGGTGGCTGCAAAACAATGATTTTTTAAGGTTAAAAAATCTTGAGCTAGGTTATCGTGCATCAGAGAAATTAACAGAGTCTTTAGGATTACGTTCACTACGTATTTATGCGAGCGGTATTAATCTTGCCGTTTGGAGTAGCTTTAAACTTTGGGATCCAGAAATGGGAGGTAATGGATTAGGATATCCTATTCAATCTACTTACAACCTCGGGGTTCAATTTGACTTTTAA
- a CDS encoding RagB/SusD family nutrient uptake outer membrane protein: MKNILFKKSMKRKLVLVLLLPIVMIYNACDDYLDVVPDGLATVDKIFNLRQEAEKYLFTCYSYMPRLGNLRRNAGFLAGDEMWVPDNRENGDYFALEIALGRQRVANPYYDVWQGEYQGGLPFDGSEIWDGIRHCNIFIQNMSDPSNVPDITPTERERWIAEVKFLKAYYHFYLMRHYGAIPIIKENVSVDAPTPSFDVSRDPYDEGITYIIGLLDEAAAVLPPVIADINTEYGRITSVIAKSLKARILVTAASPLYNGNPDLSVMINKDGTPLYNTAFEASKWEIAADAAKEAIDAAEAAGLRLYKFNKASTGFNLTDTTVTKLSIRNAITDPESFEVIWPNTQSLTDGADGLQASAMAPLEVGHNTRVARKVISPTITMAKLFYTDNGVPITEDKAYDFNDILELREAQPDERYNIEEGYRTSRLNFDREPRFYADLGFDGSMWYKRDALGDETKWHIEGKFGQYSGSDHPFFFNETGYYCKKLVNWRMTFSNDGGTFENYAWPEMRLADLYLLYAEALNEIQGPTAEVYSYLDQIRERAGLDGVVESWAAHSNNPSKPLSKEGLRSIIQQERMIELAFEGQRYWDLLRWKRAVQEFNDNVQGWNIKGDDEASYYQIRTIHIQNFISPRDYFWPLSETSLIRNTNLVQNPGW; this comes from the coding sequence ATGAAAAATATACTATTTAAAAAATCAATGAAGCGAAAGTTAGTTCTGGTATTGCTACTGCCGATTGTAATGATTTATAATGCCTGTGATGACTACTTGGATGTAGTACCGGATGGTTTAGCAACAGTTGATAAGATTTTTAATTTAAGACAAGAAGCCGAAAAATACCTATTCACCTGTTATTCTTATATGCCAAGACTAGGTAATCTACGCCGAAACGCAGGATTTCTTGCCGGCGATGAAATGTGGGTGCCAGACAATCGTGAAAACGGGGATTATTTCGCGTTAGAAATTGCTTTAGGAAGGCAGCGTGTTGCTAATCCTTATTATGATGTATGGCAGGGAGAGTATCAGGGTGGTTTACCTTTTGATGGATCCGAAATTTGGGATGGTATAAGACACTGTAATATTTTTATACAGAACATGTCTGATCCTAGTAATGTTCCTGACATTACACCAACTGAGCGTGAGCGATGGATTGCAGAAGTTAAGTTTTTAAAAGCTTATTATCATTTTTATCTAATGCGTCATTATGGAGCTATTCCTATTATAAAAGAAAATGTTTCTGTAGATGCACCTACACCTTCTTTTGATGTGTCTCGTGATCCTTACGATGAAGGTATCACCTATATCATAGGACTTCTGGATGAGGCTGCAGCGGTATTGCCTCCAGTAATAGCAGATATAAACACAGAGTATGGGCGAATCACATCTGTGATTGCTAAATCTTTAAAAGCGAGAATTTTGGTAACTGCCGCTAGCCCTTTATATAACGGTAATCCAGACCTTTCAGTAATGATAAATAAGGATGGCACTCCTTTATACAACACTGCTTTTGAGGCAAGTAAATGGGAAATTGCCGCAGATGCAGCAAAAGAAGCTATAGATGCTGCTGAAGCAGCTGGACTTCGTTTGTATAAGTTTAATAAAGCAAGTACCGGTTTTAATCTTACAGATACCACCGTGACTAAGTTGAGTATTCGCAATGCAATTACAGACCCTGAAAGTTTTGAAGTTATATGGCCAAATACTCAAAGTTTGACCGATGGTGCAGACGGCCTTCAGGCCAGTGCTATGGCTCCCCTTGAAGTAGGTCATAATACCAGAGTGGCTCGAAAAGTTATTTCACCCACAATCACGATGGCAAAATTGTTTTATACTGATAATGGGGTACCTATTACCGAAGATAAAGCATATGATTTTAACGATATACTTGAATTAAGAGAAGCTCAACCTGATGAACGCTATAATATTGAAGAAGGATATCGTACCTCAAGATTAAATTTTGATCGTGAACCTAGGTTTTATGCCGACTTAGGTTTTGATGGAAGTATGTGGTATAAGCGTGACGCGCTAGGAGATGAGACCAAGTGGCATATAGAAGGTAAGTTTGGGCAATACTCAGGAAGCGATCATCCGTTCTTTTTTAATGAGACAGGATATTATTGTAAAAAACTAGTAAACTGGAGAATGACCTTTAGTAATGACGGCGGAACTTTTGAAAACTATGCATGGCCAGAAATGCGCCTTGCAGATTTGTATCTGCTTTATGCTGAGGCTCTCAATGAAATACAAGGTCCTACAGCCGAGGTTTACTCCTATTTAGATCAAATAAGAGAACGAGCAGGTTTAGATGGTGTCGTAGAATCCTGGGCAGCACATTCTAACAATCCAAGTAAGCCATTATCTAAGGAAGGTCTAAGAAGTATTATACAACAGGAACGTATGATAGAACTTGCCTTTGAAGGACAGCGATACTGGGATCTTTTGCGCTGGAAACGTGCTGTACAGGAATTTAATGACAACGTTCAGGGGTGGAATATTAAAGGTGATGATGAAGCTTCCTACTATCAGATACGCACTATCCATATTCAAAATTTTATTTCACCTCGTGATTATTTCTGGCCATTAAGTGAAACTTCTTTAATACGTAACACAAACTTGGTTCAAAACCCAGGTTGGTAA
- a CDS encoding DUF4959 domain-containing protein: MRTKIMKLFILLGLLFVVIACSEEIEQMPLESNNIAPEPVSDLNVENLPGKVKLTFTLPKDQDLLYVKANYILPTGREMEVKSSLYSNSMTLQGFTGNDDVVVDVVAVNRSEVESEPVSINVNPLPSPIFDVYKSLNVGSAFGGIFVNASNPQREDLAILILTKNDEGDYVADPNSVYTSTDNIRRTVRGYDTISKEFAFTIRDRWLNYTDTLVTSITPLFEQAIPKSSYGDLRLPNDAPGHNSTPKSGMWDNDIINWPRCYLTQGNFIADTHITSFDIGVLTKLSRIVIWDYPEYFNSGNGTGRAYYYNVCMKEFKIYGSAELETTGDLDKWTLLGTYKQIKPSGLPYGQSTGEDFETANAGFSWDIDASAEPVRYIRIEMIDNWAGTYAMGISELQVYGNTEF; this comes from the coding sequence ATGAGAACAAAAATCATGAAATTATTCATTTTGTTAGGGCTCTTGTTTGTCGTTATCGCCTGCTCAGAAGAAATAGAACAAATGCCATTAGAGTCAAACAATATAGCACCAGAACCAGTAAGTGACTTGAATGTTGAAAATCTTCCAGGTAAGGTGAAATTAACTTTTACGTTACCTAAGGATCAGGATTTATTGTATGTAAAGGCTAATTATATACTTCCCACTGGAAGAGAAATGGAGGTAAAATCATCATTATATTCCAATTCGATGACATTACAGGGGTTTACGGGTAATGATGATGTAGTTGTTGATGTCGTGGCTGTAAATCGCAGCGAAGTGGAGTCTGAGCCTGTATCAATCAATGTTAATCCATTGCCTTCTCCTATTTTTGATGTTTACAAAAGCCTTAATGTGGGCAGTGCATTTGGTGGCATTTTTGTCAATGCTTCCAATCCTCAGCGAGAGGATCTAGCTATTTTGATTCTTACAAAAAATGATGAAGGCGATTATGTAGCAGACCCCAACAGTGTTTATACGTCTACAGATAACATACGTCGTACAGTTAGAGGGTACGACACTATATCAAAAGAGTTTGCCTTTACCATCCGAGACAGGTGGCTAAATTATACAGACACTTTGGTGACTTCTATAACACCACTTTTTGAACAGGCAATACCAAAGTCAAGCTATGGGGATTTGCGCTTACCTAATGATGCTCCAGGGCACAACTCTACTCCTAAATCCGGTATGTGGGATAATGATATTATCAATTGGCCTAGATGCTATCTTACTCAAGGTAATTTTATAGCAGATACCCACATTACGAGTTTTGATATAGGAGTGCTTACGAAACTTAGTCGCATAGTAATATGGGATTATCCTGAGTATTTCAATAGCGGTAATGGTACTGGTAGAGCTTATTATTATAATGTTTGCATGAAAGAATTTAAAATCTATGGTTCTGCAGAATTGGAAACTACGGGGGACTTAGATAAGTGGACTCTTCTGGGTACATACAAGCAAATTAAACCGTCTGGACTGCCTTATGGTCAAAGTACTGGTGAAGATTTCGAAACAGCAAATGCCGGTTTTAGTTGGGATATTGATGCCAGTGCCGAACCGGTACGCTATATACGCATAGAGATGATAGATAACTGGGCAGGCACTTATGCAATGGGTATTTCTGAGCTCCAGGTTTATGGCAATACAGAATTTTAA